Proteins co-encoded in one Kocuria flava genomic window:
- a CDS encoding cytochrome P450: MPTEHARTRSKDATRDLLRDGYTWADAARARAADPAARALPVRLLGRPALLVRGAEAVRFFYDGTLLRREGAVPLAVRLPLFGRGAVHGLDDGPHHRRKELFLRATEPRRRADLVAAADAGWARAVAAGGPLDVHATAVRVHGRAVQRWAGIELPEAELDRRAAGLAQVVDGFGVPGPAWVQALRARRESESWALELIGRTRLDAVRAGRAPDELSVLELVAGHRGEDGQLLPGHTAAVELLNLLRPTVAVSWFAAFAALALHEHPGWARRLREEAAGRATAVGGPEATAFAHEVRRLFPFVPLLAARARRPLEWGGHRLEAGQRVVLDVHGTNTDPWEWERAGEFDPARFLGTGAAAAANLVPQGGGEVAGGHRCPGEDVTVAVLAVAAAHLASRPWRTDPAGLRYDLHRMPTRPQGGPVLEPLA; the protein is encoded by the coding sequence ATGCCCACCGAGCACGCCCGCACCCGCTCGAAGGACGCCACCCGCGACCTGCTGCGCGACGGCTACACCTGGGCCGACGCCGCCCGCGCCCGCGCCGCCGACCCCGCCGCCCGGGCGCTGCCGGTGCGGCTGCTCGGGCGCCCGGCGCTGCTGGTGCGCGGGGCCGAGGCCGTGCGCTTCTTCTACGACGGGACGCTGCTGCGCCGCGAGGGCGCGGTGCCGCTGGCCGTGCGGCTGCCGCTGTTCGGCCGCGGCGCCGTGCACGGGCTCGACGACGGGCCCCACCACCGGCGCAAGGAGCTGTTCCTGCGCGCCACCGAGCCCCGGCGCCGGGCGGACCTCGTGGCCGCCGCCGACGCCGGTTGGGCGCGGGCCGTGGCCGCCGGGGGCCCGCTCGACGTGCACGCCACGGCGGTGCGCGTGCACGGGCGCGCGGTCCAGCGCTGGGCCGGGATCGAGCTGCCCGAGGCGGAGCTGGACCGGCGCGCGGCCGGGCTCGCGCAGGTCGTGGACGGCTTCGGCGTGCCCGGCCCGGCCTGGGTGCAGGCCCTGCGCGCCCGCCGGGAGAGCGAGTCCTGGGCCCTGGAGCTGATCGGGCGCACCCGGCTGGACGCCGTGCGCGCCGGGCGGGCGCCCGACGAGCTGAGCGTGCTCGAGCTCGTGGCCGGCCACCGGGGCGAGGACGGGCAGCTGCTGCCGGGGCACACCGCCGCGGTGGAGCTGCTGAACCTGCTGCGCCCGACCGTGGCGGTGAGCTGGTTCGCCGCCTTCGCCGCCCTGGCCCTGCACGAGCACCCCGGGTGGGCCCGGCGCCTGCGCGAGGAGGCGGCCGGGCGGGCCACGGCCGTGGGCGGGCCCGAGGCCACGGCCTTCGCCCACGAGGTCCGCCGGCTCTTCCCCTTCGTGCCCCTGCTCGCCGCCCGGGCCCGGCGCCCCCTGGAGTGGGGCGGGCACCGGCTGGAGGCCGGGCAGCGCGTGGTCCTGGACGTGCACGGGACCAACACGGATCCCTGGGAGTGGGAGCGGGCCGGGGAGTTCGACCCCGCCCGCTTCCTGGGGACCGGGGCGGCCGCGGCCGCGAACCTCGTCCCGCAGGGCGGCGGGGAGGTCGCGGGGGGCCACCGCTGCCCCGGCGAGGACGTGACGGTCGCGGTCCTCGCCGTGGCCGCCGCGCACCTGGCCTCCCGGCCGTGGCGCACCGACCCGGCCGGGCTGCGCTACGACCTGCACCGGATGCCCACGCGCCCGCAGGGCGGGCCCGTCCTGGAGCCGCTGGC
- a CDS encoding circularly permuted type 2 ATP-grasp protein, with translation MSDLFDHYAAEMAGAAAYDEMFTPEQRLRPAYEQIGQVLDGLSLGDVHARADSMARSFLDRGVTFDVAGEERPFPLDIVPRVIPAEEWAVIERGVVQRVRALECFLDDVHGDQRVVADGIVPRSLITSSAHFHRAVWGFRPAGGVRIHVAGIDVIRDQQGVFRVLEDNVRVPSGVSYVIENRRAMTKGLPEAFMSRSIRAVEAYPRHLYRALRATAPEAAEDPVVVVLTPGVFNSAYFEHALLAGLMGVELVEGRDLVVRGDRVYMRTTDGEQRVDVIYKRIDDEFLDPLHFRPDSVLGCSGLVNAARAGNVTIANAVGNGVADDKLTYSYVPDLIRYYLDEEPVLPNVDTYRLEEPEARAWVLEHLEELVVKPVDGSGGKGLVIGSTATAAELAELRAKVLADPRGWIAQPVLQLSTVPTFADGGFGPRHVDLRPFAVNSGDGVYVLPGGLTRVAMQKGSLIVNSSQGGGSKDTWVLGQPQTQDLDPGRVPPADVDGTVHTWPVSASWQDEGDTGQEQQQQQARAAGTGKGAPC, from the coding sequence ATGTCCGACCTGTTCGACCACTACGCCGCCGAGATGGCCGGCGCGGCGGCCTACGACGAGATGTTCACCCCCGAGCAGCGGCTGCGCCCGGCCTACGAGCAGATCGGGCAGGTGCTCGACGGTCTCTCGCTGGGCGACGTCCACGCGCGCGCCGACTCGATGGCCCGCTCCTTCCTCGACCGCGGGGTCACCTTCGACGTCGCGGGGGAGGAGCGGCCCTTCCCCCTCGACATCGTCCCCCGGGTGATCCCCGCCGAGGAGTGGGCCGTGATCGAGCGCGGGGTCGTCCAGCGGGTGCGCGCCCTCGAGTGCTTCCTCGACGACGTCCACGGCGACCAGCGCGTCGTGGCCGACGGGATCGTCCCGCGCTCGCTGATCACCTCCTCCGCCCACTTCCACCGGGCGGTCTGGGGCTTCCGGCCCGCCGGCGGGGTGCGCATCCACGTGGCCGGCATCGACGTGATCCGCGACCAGCAGGGCGTGTTCCGGGTCCTCGAGGACAACGTGCGGGTGCCCTCCGGGGTCTCCTACGTCATCGAGAACCGCCGGGCGATGACCAAGGGCCTGCCGGAGGCCTTCATGTCCCGGTCCATCCGCGCCGTCGAGGCCTATCCCCGCCACCTCTACCGGGCGCTGCGCGCCACCGCCCCCGAGGCCGCCGAGGACCCCGTGGTCGTGGTCCTCACCCCCGGGGTGTTCAACTCCGCCTACTTCGAGCACGCCCTGCTCGCGGGGCTGATGGGCGTGGAGCTCGTGGAGGGCCGCGACCTCGTGGTGCGCGGGGACAGGGTCTACATGCGCACCACCGACGGCGAGCAGCGGGTGGACGTGATCTACAAGCGCATCGACGACGAGTTCCTGGACCCGCTGCACTTCCGCCCCGACTCCGTGCTGGGCTGCTCCGGGCTGGTCAACGCCGCCCGCGCCGGCAACGTGACGATCGCCAACGCGGTGGGCAACGGTGTGGCCGACGACAAGCTCACCTACTCCTACGTGCCCGACCTCATCCGCTACTACCTCGACGAGGAGCCGGTGCTGCCCAACGTGGACACCTACCGGCTCGAGGAGCCCGAGGCCCGCGCCTGGGTGCTCGAGCACCTCGAGGAGCTCGTGGTCAAGCCGGTCGACGGCTCCGGCGGCAAGGGCCTGGTGATCGGCTCCACGGCCACGGCCGCCGAGCTGGCGGAGCTGCGGGCGAAGGTGCTGGCCGACCCGCGCGGGTGGATCGCCCAGCCGGTGCTGCAGCTGTCGACCGTGCCCACGTTCGCCGACGGCGGCTTCGGCCCGAGGCACGTGGACCTGCGTCCCTTCGCGGTCAACAGCGGCGACGGGGTCTACGTCCTGCCCGGCGGGCTGACCCGGGTGGCCATGCAGAAGGGCTCGCTGATCGTCAACTCCTCCCAGGGCGGGGGCTCGAAGGACACGTGGGTGCTCGGGCAGCCGCAGACCCAGGACCTCGACCCCGGCCGGGTGCCGCCGGCCGACGTCGACGGCACCGTGCACACCTGGCCGGTCTCCGCGTCCTGGCAGGACGAGGGGGACACCGGGCAGGAGCAGCAGCAGCAGCAGGCCCGCGCCGCGGGGACGGGGAAGGGGGCGCCGTGCTGA
- a CDS encoding alpha-E domain-containing protein, protein MLSRIAESLFWIGRHVERADGVARILDVHLERITQLPAAEQEAEVRRIMAVMGVAPEHGDYGVDSLIHELAWNRDSPTSISGSLHAARENARRARETVSSAMWEALNSTHYGLGGHRRDVVGTFRVCHWAIERMATVRGQIQMTMSHDESWLFLGLGAALERADMTSRLLWTRSTTATEGMSWVSILHCAGAYEAFLRTRYGTFSDESATQFLLLDRLFPRSILHALTTAEEILVQMEPGLQRVGFKDDARRIVGEARTALEFHHAEDLMAVLPGHLNNVQAACARASEAVGAKYFSHAVEDSWFGGIL, encoded by the coding sequence GTGCTGAGCCGGATCGCCGAGTCGCTGTTCTGGATCGGGCGCCACGTGGAGCGCGCCGACGGCGTGGCGCGCATCCTCGACGTCCACCTGGAGCGGATCACCCAGCTGCCCGCCGCGGAGCAGGAGGCGGAGGTCCGCCGGATCATGGCCGTCATGGGCGTGGCCCCCGAGCACGGGGACTACGGCGTGGACTCGCTGATCCACGAGCTGGCCTGGAACCGGGACTCGCCCACCTCCATCTCGGGGTCGCTGCACGCGGCCCGCGAGAACGCCCGCCGGGCCCGGGAGACCGTCTCCTCGGCCATGTGGGAGGCCCTGAACTCGACCCACTACGGGCTGGGCGGGCACCGCCGCGACGTCGTGGGCACCTTCCGCGTCTGCCACTGGGCGATCGAGCGGATGGCGACCGTGCGCGGGCAGATCCAGATGACGATGTCCCACGACGAGTCGTGGCTGTTCCTGGGCCTGGGTGCGGCCCTGGAGCGGGCCGACATGACCTCCCGGCTGCTGTGGACCCGGTCCACGACCGCGACCGAGGGCATGTCCTGGGTCTCGATCCTGCACTGCGCCGGGGCCTACGAGGCGTTCCTGCGCACCCGCTACGGGACCTTCAGCGACGAGTCGGCCACCCAGTTCCTGCTCCTGGACCGGCTCTTCCCCCGCTCGATCCTGCACGCGCTGACCACCGCCGAGGAGATCCTCGTGCAGATGGAGCCGGGGCTGCAGCGGGTCGGCTTCAAGGACGACGCCCGGCGGATCGTCGGCGAGGCCCGCACCGCCCTGGAGTTCCACCACGCCGAGGACCTCATGGCGGTGCTGCCCGGGCACCTCAACAACGTGCAGGCCGCCTGCGCCCGCGCCTCGGAGGCCGTGGGCGCGAAGTACTTCTCCCACGCCGTCGAGGACTCATGGTTCGGAGGGATCCTGTGA
- a CDS encoding transglutaminase family protein — protein MTRLTIDHVTRYDYGRSVSTSYNEARMTPVTDDEQVVLEAELTLSPGTATVSHYRDYWGTRVTAFDIQGRHHHLEVRSAATVEVHRPPPGRAPDGLSWEELAVPEVLDAVSDHVPQTALTRLGPELEAVAEDVRAGAADPAAAVAAVYARIAGHMRYAPGVTGVHTDAEAAWREGRGVCQDLAHVAIGMLRHLGVPARYVSGYLHPDAGAEVGATVQGESHAWVESWNDGWWAYDPTNHTALTDFHVTVARGRDYTDVTPLKGMLTGGGGATELAVTVEVTRRA, from the coding sequence GTGACCCGTCTCACGATCGACCACGTCACCCGCTACGACTACGGGCGCTCCGTCTCGACGTCCTACAACGAGGCGCGGATGACGCCGGTGACCGACGACGAGCAGGTGGTGCTCGAGGCGGAGCTGACGCTGAGCCCCGGCACCGCCACGGTCAGCCACTACCGCGACTACTGGGGCACCCGGGTGACGGCCTTCGACATCCAGGGCCGCCACCACCACCTGGAGGTCCGCTCCGCGGCGACCGTCGAGGTGCACCGCCCGCCGCCCGGGCGCGCCCCGGACGGGCTCTCGTGGGAGGAGCTCGCCGTGCCGGAGGTCCTCGACGCGGTCTCCGACCACGTGCCGCAGACCGCGCTCACCCGGCTGGGCCCGGAGCTGGAGGCCGTCGCCGAGGACGTGCGCGCGGGCGCGGCCGACCCCGCCGCGGCGGTCGCGGCCGTCTACGCCCGGATCGCCGGGCACATGCGCTACGCCCCCGGGGTGACCGGGGTGCACACCGACGCCGAGGCCGCCTGGCGCGAGGGCAGGGGGGTCTGCCAGGACCTGGCCCACGTGGCGATCGGGATGCTGCGCCACCTCGGGGTGCCGGCCCGCTACGTCTCCGGCTACCTCCACCCCGACGCCGGGGCCGAGGTGGGGGCCACGGTGCAGGGGGAGTCCCACGCCTGGGTCGAGTCGTGGAACGACGGCTGGTGGGCCTACGACCCGACCAACCACACGGCGCTGACCGACTTCCACGTCACCGTGGCGCGCGGGCGGGACTACACCGACGTCACCCCGCTCAAGGGCATGCTCACCGGCGGCGGCGGGGCCACGGAGCTGGCCGTGACCGTCGAGGTCACGCGCCGGGCGTGA